The genomic region GCAAAACCAAGCACATATGTTCGTATTCATAGTTGCTGACTGCACTGATGTGGGATTATCGGTTAATTTTTTACACAGTACATAATTCCAATTCAACTCAAAAAGTTTTGGACTATGACCGATACTAACTTAATTGATGTGAGAAAAAAAGAGTTATGCCGTAAAtgacatttttcttctttattcgATTGGTATAAAAGAGGTAGAAACCATGTTTCTCTTGTTTCAATTATGAAAGATAAGTCTTTTGTGGTCATTTCGTGACATGCTTGATAATGGAACTAATTAGTTCAGTGATTGTTTCTGTGCTTGTGCAGGAGTTTTAAAAGTTGGCAAAAGAATGCCATCACAAGTTTTTTAGCAGAGCAAAATATACAAGTCGGGGGGAAGCCTTCCGACTTCTTTTAACATGAGCACGTTCCTTCGAATTACTATAGCTTCtgctattatttttcattcatgaaTTAAGATATATGTTCAATTGTACGGTCATTTTTACACCGATAGTAAATGTATTCTGGAAGTATTTTTGACAAGCatttggttgaatttttttgaagaagaaaaaggtgaagaaattgaagctctgTTATAGCCAAAGGATTGGGGGGGATTGCTATGGCAGGAACTTTCTGTGAATTGTGACATGGAAACACTTGTAAGAAGATTAATGCactaaataaacacaaaagcaTCATTACTATTAAATTTGGAAAGTTTTAGCAATTTGATTCCAATCACTATTAACcgacaaaagaaaaagttgaaattatgaatgatgcatTAAAATCATAAACCAATCCAAAGGTTCTGAAAATACCAATAAAAACTATAGaaaggtttaaaaaaaactaagaaggttttaaaaaaaactacaaagatAAAACTATAAGCTAATCACAGGCTCCGCGATTCGAGAAtaagaataaatcaaattataagaatattatagagctacaataatattaaaaatggttacaattgaaagaaaaaaaaaacccaacggaatttgattttttttgttttttatgttttttaaaaagttttatgaaattaatttttaaaacaaattttggaattaaaaaaaatataaaaaggttAATGACACTTCTTTTCCAGGGTGTGTTTGAATGTAAGGGATCAACCCTTATGGCATGTGCATGAGCATGTTTGGGCATGCATCAAAAGGCATGAGAAGGGAATGAAGGGGAGTGCATGCCCCTCAAACCCTTCATGCTCATCCTCGTCATTTTGGGGAATTGAGCATGCCTTGATGAGTTAATAACCTTTTTACCtcttataatattaaatatttatttaaattttaatatttacattgtatttataTTGCATTGgatgaaaattaagaaataacatgatatatattgtatttatttttaaaatattagaactatttatattttagttatttaaaaataattaaatttgaacatttatttattttaaataaaaataattaaattgtattcatcaattaaaatgtataaatttaaaaatttatttagaaaatgaataactcatttaaaatttttttatagaaattggagctatttaataataattgtttcttttacaagatatattatttaattaaaatattaaagggtacaaaagtaattttattaaaattttctccTATTCTCTATCATATTCCTATCCCCATTCTCTCAaaccaaacattacttttgttcCCATTCTCAATCCCTCTTTCCTATTTATATTATCATCTCCAtcctcatccacatcctcatattcccattccctccaaccaaacggAAAGTGAGCAATGCATGTGCTCTTGCTTCCTCACAAAATCATGATGTCAGATATTTTGGCAAATAGGAAATAGACACATGCATGATATTCTTTGttgataaatatatactttttaattttatatttatgattttaactagctataaaattaaattgtatttaaaacatattttttacaatttttctttttaactcacTAAGTTTTAAACGTAAAGAGTCTACAAGAATCTGAACAAAGTATTAGAAACTCAGTAAAAAGTTAgatatcttttagttaattagtatatttttttatcttacataaaaaaaacaaaagacttgAAATGCATGGCTGGTATTCCAAGCAAAacacaacccaaaaataaaaaaacgtgTCATTTAGATCAACCTCAGttaattacacataattatatttatttatatatgtaataaatcTTTTTAggaaaactaaacaaaattaaaaaaagtatttaaatttaaataaacccCACGTCCTATCCTATCGTTGTCCTGACAACCCAAGCAATAAGTGGTGAGTCCCACGCCCACCGATATTATTGATCAACTTCACCGtaccccacacacacacacacagacacacaatctctctccctctctaataatatatacatatgcatagtCAATCATTCATGTGGGTACCACAATATGGTCAATTTTACTTTCAgcatcaaactttaatttgtataattttggatatccaattttaatttgatttcaccgaAAGAGTACTAAAGAGTTTTCGGGAGGAATTTGATGATGTAGCTACCAAAATTGCCTCATTAGCAGCAATTTGCCATGTAATTTACCGACCCTTACATGCTGCATCATCGACAATGTCCATATAGTCACTTATTATGCAAATCAACAATGTTCATGCATACAAAATAGGTGGTCACGTGAACATTGTTGATAATGTGACATGTAAGTTCCAGTAGATGACGAGGCGAATTGCTGCTGACGAGGCAATTCTAGCAACCATTTTATTAAATCCCTCCTAGAAACTCTTCCGTACCCCTCTGATGAAACCAAATTGAAGTTAAATAACCAAAATTATAccaattaaaatttgatattcaaactaaaaattgattttagtaTAACGCTAACTCAAGATTTTTACCCTTATTTAATAATTCATCGGTAACTTGtgagttaaatatataaaaaattggtgaataaataaattgacCGAGTGAGTTCGTTTCCCTAGATATCCTATACTGTCAATTCATTCATTCCGGTCATCAATCTTTGTGGTaagagtataatttttttattttgaaaacgaAATttggaataatatatatatctttgaatCTACTTTTATAATTAAAGATAAAGTTTGAAGCTGCTTTAGGAATTTGATTCCAATCTCTGCTAAcggacaaaagaaaaagttaaaattatgaatgatgcataaaaatcataaactaattcaaaggttttgaaaataccaataaaactataaaaaagttttaaaaaaatataaagaaaaagctaTAAACTAATCACATGCTCCATGATTCGAGAAtaagaataaatcaaattataagaatattatagagctacaataatattaaaaatggttacaattgaaaaaaaaacaaccaacttgatttttttgtttttaaaaaagttttataaaattaatttttaaaacaaattttagaattaaaaaaatataaaaaagttaataacacttttttttttccaaagtgaGCAATGCCTGTGCTTTTGCTCTCACGTAAAAAGTCTACAAAAATCTTAACAAAGTACTAGAATTTcagtaaaaaattaaatattttttaattagtagatttttttcatatattaaatttaaatttaaaatagttaaaaaaaaaatgcattgttGGTATTCCAAGCAAAacacaacccaaaaaaaaacgGGTCATTTAGATCAACTTCAGTGGATTacacataattatatttatttatatatgtaataaaaattttaagaaaactaaaccaaataaaaaaaaagtatttaaatttaaataaatcccACGTCCTATCCTATCACTTCCTTTAGTTTCACATGTCCTGACAACCCAAGAAATAAGTGAGTGAGTCCCACGCGCATTGATATCATTGAACTTGACTGTACTATACACACAAAgtctctctccctctctaataatatatatatatacatatgcatagtCAGTCAGTAATTCATTCCACCCATCaatatctttgttgttgttgtgagaCTTTGTTGTGAGGTAATACAATGGCGATGATAGTGGATGCTTTTGCAGGAAAGCTGGTGGAGAGACTGTCTAAGGTCATTGAAGAGAAGGCCATCATGGTGTTAGGAGTCAAGGATGAGCTCCAAAGACTCCGGCGGAGGATGGAGAGGATCGCACGTGTGCTCAAGGATGCCGAGAAGAGGAAGATCCAAGACGAGACTGTCAAAGGATGGGTCGATGAGCTGAAAGATTTGATGTATGATGCTGATGACATCATTGATCTTTGCATGATACAGGGTACTGGGCTTTTGCAAGATGTTGATCATCATTCTCAGCTGGCTGAGTCAAGCACTACCACTGCCTCAACAAGGGTACGCTGCTGTAACTTTACTCTGTTCTCTTGTGTGCGCAGTGTTCCATCTCGCTATGAGATTgctgataaaattaaaagtctGAATGATAAGCTAGAAGAGATATCTGAGGACAAGAATAAGTTTAATTTCATAACTTCTTCTAACTCAAGTGATGCACATCCTATGAATGAAGCTTCTTATCGCCAGAGTTCCTCCTTACCTGAACCTGATGTTGTGGGTTGGGATATTAGAGATGCTACTAAGAGTCTTGTTCAATTATTGGTCTCTCAGCCTGAAGAAAAATGCCGTCTTTTTGCCATTGTTGGCATGGGGGGTATAGGCAAAACAACACTAGCACAACAGATATATAATGatccaaaaataaatgatgCTTTTGTGTTGCGTTCATGGATTTGGGTTTCAAAATCTTTCCCATCAAGGATTGATTTgctaaaagaaatcataagaaaTATTGGGGGTAAATATGGAGAGTGCACAACAATCTCAGAGTTACAAAATATACTTTGTGATTTCCTGTGTGAAAAGAGcttatttctaattttagatGATGTTTGGGATGAGAACATATGggttgatttaattaaaaatgcaataGAAAGAACAACAACTAAATGCAGGGTTTTGGTCACTACAAGAGATAGAAACACTGCGGTAAAAATGGGGGCAACACATATCCATCATGTTAACAAACTGCCTTCGGATGTTGGTTTGGAATTGCTATGCAAAAAAGTTttcacaaacaaaaatacacaagatATGCAGAGACTAAAGGATATCGGGATGAAAATTGTTGAAAAATGTGATGGTCTTCCGGTAGCAATAAAAGCCATTGCCGGTGTTCTCgtaacaaaaaaccaaaataaaagagaatggGAGAATGTGCTTAACAAATGATGCTTGGACTATTACAGGACTTCCGGGAAGAGCTCCAAGGAGCTCTATACTTGAGTTATGAAGTCTTACCTTCACTCTTAAACATTGTTTCCTCTATTGTGCTCTTTTACCCCCGTGGACGTGAATTTCAAATTCAGAAGATCTTGTTTGTCAATGGATTGCAGAAGGTTATATTGAAGCAAAGGGAAATGCATCAATGGAGGATGTTGCAAAAAGCTATTACATGGAATTAATTTGTAGGAGTTTCTTACAACCTGACCCTGAGTATGTGGATATGTCGAGATGCACAATTAATGATTTGTTGCGAGCACTAGCTGAGTTTTTTGCAGGTGATGAAAGTTTTTCAGGCGATCCACAAGAAGTACAAAGCACAGATTCAATGAAAAAACTACGCCGTTTGACAATTACAAGTAATAGGGAAAGTGAGAGCATTCCACATCTTGATTGCCTAAGAAGCTTGCGGTTATGGACTCCTCCAAGTTTTAACACTCCAAGTTTGAACACACAAGTGGTTGGCAACTTAAAGCATTTGCGTTTATTATTTCTCAATGGAGAAAAGATTGAGAATATTCCAGACAGTATAGGGGGTTTAGTGCACTTGAGGCTTTTGGATTTGGGGCATACATGCATTCATAACCTACCAGATTCTCTGGGAAATCTCATTAATTTGCAATTCTTGTTGCTTAATAAATGCAAGTCTTTGCATATCCTTCCAAAAAGCATAACTAAGCTATACAATTTGAGGTGGCTTCGGATACTAGATACACCTTTGAATTATGTACCAAAGGGCATAGGCAAGTTGGAACACCTTCATCATGTGAAAGGATTGATCATCGGAGACAGTGGTGATGATGGAGAAGAGGGATGCAACTTAGAAGAGATACAGATGCTTGAAAAACTCAGTTACCTTTCTATAAGAAACTTGGAGAAATCAAGCATCAAAAGTTCTTCAGTACTGTCAAGCAAGACTCATCTCAGAACACTAGGGCTTCGTTGCACATTTAATTACACTGATGGGCATATTCAACAGCAAGAGATGGACAAGATTGTGCAAGTCTTTGATGACCTATGCCCCCCGCCATGCCTTGAAAAGCTAGGGATTGAAGACTATTTTGGTGGTCGATATCCAAACTGGATGTCGTCATCCACTTCCATTACTACTGCTCTTCAAGAGTTGATTTCtttgcatttaattaattgCTCAAATTGCCCTCATCTTCCCCAACTTGGCCAACTTCCACAGCTCAAGTATCTGAGGATAGATGGAGCAACTGCAGTTGTATCAATTGGCCCTGAATTTCTCGGTAATTATAATGTTGAACCTACAGAAATTGCCTTCCCTAAGCTTGAAACCCTCGTATTAGAGAACATGAGTAATTGGGAGGAATGGTCATTGATCCtcagtggagaagaagaagaagacaacgAGCCTGAATCTAGCAAGGCATTAATGTTCTTCCCCCATCTCAAAAGCATTTTCATTCTTAAATGCCCTAAGCTGAAAGCTCTTCCAAGTGGCTTAAATCGGGTTAACATGGCACCGTTGTTCATTAGAGTAGCTCACAGTCTTTCAAGGGTCTCCCATCTCCCTACCTTGGAAGTACTGCAAGTCATTGATTGCCCAATGCTGGAGTGTGTGGAGAAGCTTGAAGGTGATTGATTATGAAAAGGACAACGCTAGTCTCCCTCAGTGGCTCATCTATTTCCTCCAACAACGTGAAGAAAAGCCTCATGAGGATGATCTATTCAAGTTGCATTTGGAGTGCAGTGCCCAAGCACTAAAGGGATGTTTGAAAGGGCGTCCACACTGGTCGTTCATCCAGCAAGTACCACGCTTCATAGGCTATGCAGAGGATCAAAGCATGTATTTGAAGTACACCAAAGAACCATATTACTATGAAACCAACATCACTGGTatgttattcattttatttctcaTGATGTCTTTGCTAGTGCTGAAATAACTTATAAGTGCCTAATTGTTTATCAAAATTGTAATAACTTCATGAGTTTAATTGGTTGTGGTTTATATATGCAGATGAGGATTAGGAGGATGAATCCTTGATTTGAATTAGATTACCATTGAAAAATGACATCCGAACACCCATTACTTCTGGTATGTcttcaatttgttttgaattatggaCATCGCTAGCTAGCTAGCTGGTTCTATTAATTTATCTTTAGAATGAATTGTgagatgtatttgtttgttgtattggTTTCCACAGGCAAATCAATATTTGACTTGATCATGACTCAAGTGTATGATAATAATTTCATGGTTTCAAGTTATACAGAGAGGACTGGCATTCTCTTGTGGGGGGtggattcttttcttcttcgtgttttctttaattttcaatGTGAGTTGAGCTTGAATCCACATCTCCTTGACTGTGAATTGTGATATGCATGGTTCTGTTACTACTCTGATGAAGCTCTCCGGAGGGGGagtgttcttgtttctttgtaaGTGCTGTAataatttcttc from Dioscorea cayenensis subsp. rotundata cultivar TDr96_F1 unplaced genomic scaffold, TDr96_F1_v2_PseudoChromosome.rev07_lg8_w22 25.fasta BLBR01001469.1, whole genome shotgun sequence harbors:
- the LOC120256495 gene encoding disease resistance RPP13-like protein 4 — translated: MAMIVDAFAGKLVERLSKVIEEKAIMVLGVKDELQRLRRRMERIARVLKDAEKRKIQDETVKGWVDELKDLMYDADDIIDLCMIQGTGLLQDVDHHSQLAESSTTTASTRVRCCNFTLFSCVRSVPSRYEIADKIKSLNDKLEEISEDKNKFNFITSSNSSDAHPMNEASYRQSSSLPEPDVVGWDIRDATKSLVQLLVSQPEEKCRLFAIVGMGGIGKTTLAQQIYNDPKINDAFVLRSWIWVSKSFPSRIDLLKEIIRNIGGKYGECTTISELQNILCDFLCEKSLFLILDDVWDENIWVDLIKNAIERTTTKCRVLVTTRDRNTAVKMGATHIHHVNKLPSDVGLELLCKKVFTNKNTQDMQRLKDIGMKIVEKCDGLPVAIKAIAGVLVTKNQNKREWENVLNK
- the LOC120256491 gene encoding putative disease resistance RPP13-like protein 1 isoform X1; the protein is MEDVAKSYYMELICRSFLQPDPEYVDMSRCTINDLLRALAEFFAGDESFSGDPQEVQSTDSMKKLRRLTITSNRESESIPHLDCLRSLRLWTPPSFNTPSLNTQVVGNLKHLRLLFLNGEKIENIPDSIGGLVHLRLLDLGHTCIHNLPDSLGNLINLQFLLLNKCKSLHILPKSITKLYNLRWLRILDTPLNYVPKGIGKLEHLHHVKGLIIGDSGDDGEEGCNLEEIQMLEKLSYLSIRNLEKSSIKSSSVLSSKTHLRTLGLRCTFNYTDGHIQQQEMDKIVQVFDDLCPPPCLEKLGIEDYFGGRYPNWMSSSTSITTALQELISLHLINCSNCPHLPQLGQLPQLKYLRIDGATAVVSIGPEFLGNYNVEPTEIAFPKLETLVLENMSNWEEWSLILSGEEEEDNEPESSKALMFFPHLKSIFILKCPKLKALPSGLNRVNMAPLFIRVAHSLSRVSHLPTLEVLQVIDCPMLECVEKLEGD